The following nucleotide sequence is from Longimicrobium sp..
CGGGCGGCTCGTGGAGCGACCTGCCTGTCGTCCGTGACCGCAACTGGGTATCCAGCCGCGGGCCGCACGACCTGCCGCAGTTCAACCGCGCCATGCTGGAGCTGTTCGCGGAACGAGCCACCGTGGCGCCGCCCCACCCGGCCGAGCACCGCCAGGAGCGCGGCGGCCTTCCCATCGGGCGGCTGCTGCTGGGCGGGCTCGCGGCGGCGGGTATCGCCTGGTATCTCAACCAGCGCAACGAGGAGCACGCGGTGGAGTACGTGGAGGTGGTGGACCTGACGCCCGACGCCGACGCCACCATCGAGGACCGCTACTACCCCGAAGACGACGACGACGAGAGCGCAGGCGACTTCGCGGGCGGCATGCCGTACCGTGAGGGGATCGAGTATACGTCCCCGCGCGCGGGCGGTGCGACGGCGGGAGCAGCCGGCGGGAGTGTCGGGCTGTCCGGCGCTGGCAGCCGAACGAGCGACGCCGGCCTGGGCTACCTCGGCGGCAGCGAGGACCCGACGCTGGCCGACGGGCTGGGCCACGGCACCGGCGGAGCGGGCACCACCCTG
It contains:
- a CDS encoding type 1 glutamine amidotransferase domain-containing protein, with translation MNHVDLTGLRVAVLAADGFEQVELTSPVEALEAHGAEVEIVSVHRGRIRGMNHMYPGKKVSVDRTLKTADAEDYDAVLLPGGLANPDTLRQDERALDFIRAADQAGKPIAMICHAPWLLISAGLMVRRNLTSWPGIRDDVRNAGGSWSDLPVVRDRNWVSSRGPHDLPQFNRAMLELFAERATVAPPHPAEHRQERGGLPIGRLLLGGLAAAGIAWYLNQRNEEHAVEYVEVVDLTPDADATIEDRYYPEDDDDESAGDFAGGMPYREGIEYTSPRAGGATAGAAGGSVGLSGAGSRTSDAGLGYLGGSEDPTLADGLGHGTGGAGTTLRPPSV